A single Penaeus chinensis breed Huanghai No. 1 chromosome 42, ASM1920278v2, whole genome shotgun sequence DNA region contains:
- the LOC125047770 gene encoding ADP-ribosylation factor-like, with translation MCLVCTQDLDILVIMCEVTQGAVTRVTIFDNPGSPNAEHSRKISCKCANFLLFRGANYKALGEQELDKTWRVDYRCLHLRGRNSCFGWSLGLEGAGKKTVLDQLQLGSVTVKTLASGLHVRTLKFKNIVFTAWDLGGMNVHVLRREYLRKPSAIIYVVDSTDEGLLEVAQEELQGVLRNTGVVGIPLLVMANKQDLPEALPTSRVSEVLNLAHYVGPWHLQPTCATTSDGLYESCHYLFLMITLLQKSS, from the exons ATGTGTCTGgtatg TACCCAAGATTTAGATATACTTGTGATAATGTGCGAAGTTACCCAAGGTGCAGTTACACGTGTCACAATTTTTGATAACCCAGGCTCACCTAA TGCAGAGCACAGTCGCAAAATATCCTGCAAATGTGCCAATTTTCTCTTGTTTCGGGGCGCCAATTACAAGGCATTAGGCGAGCAAGAACTTGACAAAACCTGGAGAGTTGACTATAGGTGCCTCCATCTCCGTGGCAGAAACAGTTGCTTTGGCTGGTCAC TCGGCCTAGAAGGTGCCGGGAAGAAGACCGTTCTCGATCAACTTCAGCTTGGAAGTGTTACGGTAAAGACACTTGCTTCGG GTTTGCACGTCAGGACTTTAAAATTCAAGAACATCGTCTTCACTGCCTGGGATCTTGGCGGAATGAACGTGCATGTACTCCGCAGAGAATACCTGAGGAAGCCTTCAGCCATCATTTACGTCGTGGACAGCACTGACGAAGGGCTGCTCGAGGTCGCCCAGGAGGAACTGCAGGGGGTG CTGCGGAACACCGGCGTCGTAGGAATCCCTCTCCTGGTCATGGCCAACAAGCAGGATTTACCCGAGGCTCTCCCTACATCCCGTGTAAGCGAGGTCCTCAACTTGGCACATTACGTCGGTCCCTGGCACTTGCAACCCACCTGTGCCACGACATCCGACGGGTTGTACGAATCCTGTCACTATCTGTTCTTAATGATAACCCTCCTTCAGAAGTCGAGTTGA
- the LOC125047771 gene encoding ADP-ribosylation factor-like has protein sequence MGMTLSRMWNWIFVKRKHWKFLMVGLNGAGKTTILNRLMRGKVYATATSGGLNVMRVDYHNLTINVFDVGEEKSLRVYWGHFAQDVDAVIYVVDAAASDGMQVAREELEAVVSFLMLF, from the exons ATGGGAATGACATTGAGTCGTATGTGGAACTGGATATTTGTCAAAAGGAAACATTGGAAATTTCTTATGG TCGGACTTAACGGCGCCGGGAAAACAACGATACTAAACAGACTAATGCGGGGAAAAGTGTATGCAACAGCCACAAGCGGCG GTCTGAACGTAATGAGAGTGGATTACCACAACCTCACCATTAACGTGTTTGATGTCGGCGAAGAGAAATCTCTGCGTGTATATTGGGGACATTTTGCCCAGgatgttgatgctgttatttACGTGGTGGACGCAGCCGCTTCCGACGGAATGCAGGTGGCCAGGGAGGAGCTGGAGGCTGTTGTGAGTTTCCTGATGCTGTTTTAG